Proteins encoded in a region of the Gemmatimonadaceae bacterium genome:
- a CDS encoding DUF2177 family protein: MPLILFLKLYATAIVVFFALDLTWLGVVARNFYAQQMGHLTRADVQWGPAILFYVIYVVAIVMLCVKPGLDRDSIGRAAALGALFGLAAYAAFDLTALALLKDFPTKGAIVDLIWGTALTATVSGATTAVGRWILNG, from the coding sequence GTGCCCCTCATCCTGTTTCTCAAGCTGTACGCAACGGCAATTGTCGTCTTCTTCGCCCTCGACCTGACCTGGCTCGGCGTCGTGGCCAGGAATTTCTACGCCCAGCAGATGGGCCACCTGACGCGCGCCGACGTGCAGTGGGGACCGGCCATCCTGTTCTACGTGATCTATGTCGTGGCCATCGTGATGCTCTGCGTAAAGCCCGGCCTGGATCGCGACTCGATTGGCCGCGCGGCCGCACTCGGCGCGCTGTTCGGCCTGGCCGCGTACGCGGCCTTTGATCTCACCGCGCTGGCGCTGCTCAAGGACTTCCCGACCAAGGGCGCGATCGTTGACTTGATCTGGGGCACGGCGCTCACGGCCACCGTAAGCGGCGCGACGACCGCGGTCGGACGGTGGATACTGAACGGGTGA
- a CDS encoding SGNH/GDSL hydrolase family protein: MTNTAPRHYARYVAIGDSSTEGLDDPDGRGGYRGWANRLAAHVSAAQGGDLLYANLAVRGRLTKDVRREQLLPALAMHPDLVTVFSGVNDLARRRCDVKAVARETERMLAAFADAGATVLTITMPDLSEVAPVARLVRDRLLSLNELVREICARTGATCVDLAREPVTSDLRLWSADRLHANSEGHARIASALAHALRLPGHDDAWATPLPPMAPASIVSRLGDELRWTGEHLVPWLWRHARGISSGDGRTAKRPTLETVDADNI; encoded by the coding sequence ATGACGAACACCGCCCCCCGGCACTACGCCCGCTATGTCGCCATTGGCGACAGCTCCACCGAAGGCCTGGATGATCCGGATGGCCGTGGTGGGTATCGCGGCTGGGCGAATCGGCTGGCGGCACACGTGTCGGCGGCGCAGGGCGGCGACCTGCTCTACGCGAACCTCGCCGTTCGCGGGCGCCTGACCAAGGACGTGCGGCGTGAGCAGCTGCTGCCGGCCCTCGCCATGCACCCGGATCTCGTCACGGTCTTCTCCGGCGTGAACGACCTCGCCCGGCGCCGCTGCGACGTGAAGGCCGTGGCCCGCGAGACGGAGCGCATGCTGGCGGCCTTTGCCGACGCCGGAGCCACGGTGCTGACCATCACGATGCCCGATCTCAGCGAGGTGGCGCCGGTGGCGCGTCTCGTCCGCGACCGGCTGCTGTCGCTCAACGAGCTCGTGCGCGAGATCTGCGCGCGCACCGGGGCCACGTGCGTCGACCTGGCGCGCGAACCCGTGACGAGCGACCTGCGCCTGTGGAGCGCCGACCGGCTGCATGCCAACAGCGAGGGCCATGCCCGCATTGCGTCCGCGCTGGCGCACGCGCTGCGCCTTCCCGGTCATGACGATGCGTGGGCCACCCCGCTGCCGCCGATGGCGCCGGCATCGATCGTGTCGCGCCTGGGCGACGAGCTCCGATGGACCGGCGAACACCTGGTGCCGTGGCTTTGGCGCCACGCGCGTGGTATTTCATCAGGGGATGGCCGCACGGCGAAGCGGCCGACCCTGGAGACGGTGGACGCCGACAACATCTGA
- a CDS encoding LURP-one-related family protein encodes MRYVLRQKLLAWGNDFTIRDEDGNDVYFVDGKAISVGNKASFQDMAGNELAFISQKFLSLAPTYELYAGGALVAVVKKELFTFFHQVFTVDVPGPDDLVAEGDLMKHEYLFRRGDAPVAHVSKQWFTLADTYGVDVGAAEDPVLILSCAVVIDLVCHDHRRR; translated from the coding sequence ATGCGCTATGTGCTGCGGCAGAAACTCCTCGCCTGGGGGAACGACTTCACCATCCGCGACGAGGACGGCAACGACGTCTACTTCGTGGACGGCAAGGCGATCAGCGTTGGCAACAAGGCGTCGTTCCAGGACATGGCGGGCAACGAGCTGGCCTTCATCAGCCAGAAGTTCCTCTCCCTGGCGCCGACCTATGAACTGTACGCCGGCGGCGCGCTCGTCGCGGTGGTCAAGAAGGAGCTCTTCACCTTCTTCCATCAGGTCTTCACCGTCGACGTGCCGGGCCCCGACGACCTGGTCGCCGAGGGCGACCTGATGAAGCACGAATATCTCTTCCGTCGCGGTGATGCCCCGGTGGCCCACGTCTCGAAGCAGTGGTTCACGCTCGCGGACACCTACGGTGTCGACGTGGGCGCGGCCGAAGATCCCGTGCTGATCTTGTCGTGCGCCGTCGTCATTGACCTCGTCTGCCACGACCATCGGCGGCGATAG
- a CDS encoding aminotransferase class V-fold PLP-dependent enzyme, which yields MNKRDFIRTMGGVSAGLVFGPDLLAQYAAVPATALAEDEPFWAAVRAKFKLNPDYINLENGYYCFQPEEVLEGFMGHVRRINYMGSRYMRTVKDEDKLRVRTRLAAMAGCSPAELIITRNTTESLDTVIAGFDWKPGDEAVMANQDYGAMLDQFRLQARRFGMINRFVDVPINPASDDEVVQVYANAITPRTRLLMICHMVNITGHVLPVRAICDMAHARGVQVMVDGAHAFAHLDFRIPDLHCDYYGASLHKWLSVPLGAGILYVKKDRIAGLWPIYGDGAPDDDIRKLNHTGTHPCHTDLGIENAIAFHEAIGNARKEARLRFLQRYWSDQVRGRPKFILNTPADPARSCGIANVGIEGVKPADLMKMLFEQHHIWTVAIDGAGVRGVRVTPQVYTTTAELDAFVKALKAIAA from the coding sequence ATGAACAAGCGCGACTTCATTCGCACGATGGGCGGCGTCTCGGCCGGCCTCGTGTTTGGTCCAGACCTGCTCGCGCAGTATGCGGCCGTCCCGGCCACGGCGCTCGCCGAGGATGAGCCGTTCTGGGCGGCGGTCCGCGCCAAGTTCAAGCTGAACCCCGACTACATCAACCTCGAGAACGGCTACTACTGCTTCCAGCCGGAAGAGGTGCTCGAAGGTTTCATGGGGCACGTGCGCCGCATCAATTACATGGGCTCGCGCTACATGCGCACGGTGAAAGACGAGGACAAGCTGCGCGTGCGCACCCGGCTGGCCGCGATGGCGGGCTGTTCGCCGGCCGAACTGATCATCACGCGCAACACCACCGAGTCGCTCGACACCGTGATCGCCGGCTTCGACTGGAAGCCGGGCGACGAGGCGGTGATGGCCAATCAGGATTACGGCGCGATGCTCGACCAGTTCCGGTTGCAGGCGCGCCGGTTCGGGATGATCAACCGCTTCGTGGACGTGCCCATCAATCCGGCGAGCGACGACGAGGTCGTGCAAGTGTACGCGAACGCCATCACGCCCAGGACGCGCCTGTTGATGATCTGCCACATGGTGAACATCACCGGCCACGTGCTCCCGGTGCGCGCCATCTGCGACATGGCGCACGCCCGCGGGGTGCAGGTGATGGTGGACGGCGCGCACGCCTTCGCCCATCTCGACTTCAGGATTCCCGACCTCCACTGCGATTACTACGGCGCGTCACTGCATAAATGGCTGTCGGTTCCGCTCGGCGCGGGAATCCTGTACGTGAAGAAGGATCGCATCGCCGGGCTATGGCCCATCTACGGCGACGGCGCGCCCGACGACGATATCCGCAAGCTGAACCATACCGGCACGCACCCGTGCCATACGGACCTCGGCATCGAGAATGCCATCGCGTTTCACGAGGCGATCGGGAACGCGCGCAAGGAGGCGCGCCTGCGCTTCCTGCAGCGCTACTGGAGCGACCAGGTGCGCGGACGTCCGAAGTTCATCCTTAACACGCCAGCGGATCCCGCGCGATCGTGCGGCATCGCCAACGTGGGCATCGAGGGCGTGAAGCCGGCCGACCTGATGAAGATGCTGTTCGAGCAGCACCACATCTGGACGGTGGCCATCGATGGCGCCGGCGTGCGCGGGGTGCGCGTGACGCCGCAGGTGTACACCACGACCGCGGAACTGGATGCGTTCGTGAAGGCGCTGAAGGCGATCGCCGCGTAG
- a CDS encoding multicopper oxidase domain-containing protein yields MRPLLVAVVLAAACGSPAPQRPAAAPSTAAPLTPPAEMSHGEAPVGAATTKPDRAADAPPRSSARRHRIRMTSVAVRHEVSTGVWYDAWTFDSIVPGPVLRATVGDTIEFTLVNGANMPHSMDFHAAEIAPNRAYRNVNPKDSIQFTFVPRVPGAFMYHCGTAPVAAHIANGMYGALIIDPVSPRPAAQEFVLVQSEFYMGAGQGKDSLRALDWQKLLGASPDFVTFNGVASRYATHPIAVKPRTPIRLYVVNAGPNRTSSFHVVGAIFDAIYADAFGSPLKGVQTYNVPVGGGAIFELRLAEPGVYPFVSHAFADATKGAMGVLEAAKR; encoded by the coding sequence ATGCGCCCCCTGCTCGTCGCGGTGGTTCTCGCCGCCGCCTGCGGTTCGCCCGCTCCGCAGCGCCCCGCTGCTGCCCCCTCCACCGCTGCCCCGCTCACGCCGCCCGCCGAGATGTCGCATGGCGAGGCTCCCGTGGGAGCAGCGACCACGAAGCCGGATCGCGCGGCTGACGCCCCGCCGCGCAGCAGCGCACGTCGACACCGCATCCGGATGACGAGCGTTGCCGTGCGTCACGAGGTCTCCACCGGCGTCTGGTATGACGCCTGGACCTTCGACTCGATCGTCCCCGGTCCGGTGCTGCGCGCCACCGTCGGCGACACCATCGAGTTCACCCTGGTGAACGGCGCCAACATGCCGCACTCGATGGACTTTCACGCCGCCGAGATTGCGCCCAATCGCGCGTATCGCAACGTGAATCCCAAGGACAGCATCCAGTTTACGTTCGTGCCGCGGGTTCCCGGCGCGTTCATGTACCACTGCGGCACGGCCCCGGTGGCCGCCCACATCGCCAACGGCATGTACGGGGCGCTGATCATCGATCCAGTCTCGCCGCGTCCGGCGGCGCAGGAGTTCGTGCTGGTGCAGAGCGAGTTCTACATGGGGGCCGGGCAGGGGAAGGACTCGCTGCGAGCGCTCGACTGGCAGAAGCTGCTGGGCGCGTCACCCGATTTCGTGACATTCAACGGCGTGGCCTCGCGCTACGCCACGCACCCGATTGCGGTGAAGCCACGCACGCCCATTCGCCTGTACGTCGTCAACGCCGGCCCCAACCGCACCAGTTCATTCCACGTCGTCGGCGCCATCTTCGACGCCATCTACGCGGATGCGTTCGGCTCGCCATTGAAGGGGGTTCAGACGTACAATGTACCGGTGGGCGGCGGCGCCATCTTCGAACTTCGGCTCGCCGAACCAGGGGTCTATCCCTTCGTGTCGCATGCCTTCGCCGACGCGACCAAGGGGGCGATGGGCGTGCTGGAGGCGGCAAAACGCTGA
- a CDS encoding DUF3224 domain-containing protein: MTNHSMTARGTFEVTMTPQASNTHDGVTESRLAIDKRYHGHLEAAGAGTMLGATTAIPGSAGYVALERVSGTLHGRAGSFVLQHSGIMTGGVQQLSISIVPDSGTGELAGISGQCHLTITPGVHAYELHYTLKTAS; the protein is encoded by the coding sequence GTGACCAATCACTCGATGACCGCGCGCGGGACCTTTGAGGTCACGATGACGCCGCAGGCCAGCAATACCCACGACGGCGTGACGGAGTCACGCCTCGCGATCGACAAGCGATACCACGGTCACCTCGAGGCGGCGGGGGCCGGGACGATGCTTGGCGCGACCACGGCGATACCAGGCTCCGCCGGCTATGTCGCGTTGGAGCGGGTCTCGGGGACGCTGCACGGCCGCGCCGGCAGCTTCGTCCTGCAGCACTCGGGGATCATGACCGGGGGCGTACAGCAGTTGAGCATCAGCATCGTCCCTGATTCGGGGACCGGTGAGCTGGCCGGCATCAGCGGCCAGTGCCACCTCACGATCACGCCCGGGGTGCACGCCTACGAGCTGCACTACACGCTCAAGACGGCGTCGTAG
- a CDS encoding DUF305 domain-containing protein has translation MTVGRRLIFRMALAVSCAAASAASPRAASAQAAGAPAAADVQFMQGMIHHHAQAIEMVRLIADRTTSPLLRSRGERIDVSQKDEIAMMQQWLRAHGQEAPDPLPHLGMDMGDHDMPMMPGMLTRAQMTDLKAARGAAFDRLFLSGMIQHHSGALDMVAALFATTGAAQNTAIFRFASDVDADQRAEIARMRAMLSNLPSK, from the coding sequence GTGACCGTGGGTCGCCGACTGATCTTCAGGATGGCGCTGGCCGTTTCCTGTGCGGCGGCCAGCGCGGCATCCCCGCGCGCGGCATCGGCGCAGGCGGCCGGTGCCCCGGCGGCCGCCGACGTGCAGTTCATGCAGGGCATGATCCATCATCATGCGCAGGCCATCGAGATGGTGCGGCTCATCGCCGACCGCACCACCTCACCGCTGTTGCGTTCGCGCGGCGAACGCATCGACGTCTCCCAGAAGGACGAGATCGCCATGATGCAGCAATGGCTCCGCGCGCACGGGCAAGAAGCGCCTGATCCGCTGCCGCATCTCGGAATGGACATGGGCGACCACGACATGCCGATGATGCCGGGGATGCTCACCCGGGCGCAGATGACGGACCTCAAGGCAGCCCGCGGCGCCGCCTTCGATCGACTGTTCCTGAGCGGGATGATCCAGCACCATTCGGGAGCGCTCGACATGGTCGCGGCGCTCTTTGCCACTACCGGAGCGGCACAGAACACCGCCATCTTCCGGTTCGCGTCTGACGTCGATGCCGACCAGCGCGCGGAAATCGCCCGCATGCGAGCGATGCTGTCCAACCTGCCGTCGAAGTAA
- a CDS encoding PaaI family thioesterase gives MARGAVQDPNYEFRVRESFARQQFMATLGAALVLVEPGEVLIALPFNAKLTQQHDFLHAGVVASVLDSACGYAALTLMEPGAGVMSAEFKVNLMAPAAGNRFVAVGRVVRAGRTLTVCQGELRAVQDEGEVMVAVMQGTMMAVRDRAGIAD, from the coding sequence ATGGCGCGAGGCGCGGTGCAGGACCCCAACTATGAGTTTCGCGTGCGCGAGAGTTTTGCCCGCCAGCAGTTCATGGCCACGCTGGGCGCCGCCCTCGTGCTCGTCGAGCCGGGTGAAGTGCTCATCGCGCTTCCCTTCAATGCCAAGCTGACCCAGCAGCACGACTTCCTCCATGCCGGGGTGGTCGCGTCCGTCCTCGACAGCGCCTGCGGCTACGCCGCGCTCACCCTGATGGAGCCGGGGGCTGGCGTGATGAGCGCCGAGTTCAAGGTGAACCTCATGGCGCCGGCGGCGGGCAATCGCTTCGTGGCGGTGGGCCGCGTGGTGCGCGCCGGACGCACGCTGACGGTCTGTCAGGGTGAATTGCGCGCCGTGCAGGATGAGGGCGAAGTGATGGTCGCCGTGATGCAGGGAACCATGATGGCGGTGCGCGACCGCGCGGGGATCGCCGACTAG